The following coding sequences are from one Eleginops maclovinus isolate JMC-PN-2008 ecotype Puerto Natales chromosome 11, JC_Emac_rtc_rv5, whole genome shotgun sequence window:
- the gabra6b gene encoding gamma-aminobutyric acid receptor subunit alpha-6, which translates to MLILKVDQGFLVVGCLRGMALLLTCLFLSCYSVSSVWGNQPGDTSIYLDNITRILDRLLDGYDNRLRPGFGGPVTEVKTDIFVTSFGPVSDVEMEYTMDVFFRQTWIDERLKFEGPIEILRLNNLMVSKIWTPDTFFRNGKRSISHNMTTPNKLFRIMQNGTILYTMRLTINAECPMRLMNFPMDGHACPLKFGSYAYPITEIVYTWKKGPLSSVEVPQESSSLLQYDLIGQTVSSERLKSNTGEYVIMTVHFHLQRKMGFFLIQTYIPCIMTVILAQVSFWINKESVPARTVFGITTVLTMTTLSISARHSLPKVSYATAMDWFIAVCFAFVFSALIEFAAVNYFSTLQANRELRKAAAMKVAAQEAAAAAATQTAATGNDGELSSVDASNVLKKRMNSALLFERPSKTFPNPPVNAQAFLQQGSAVPDNNVLTGTSIIDKYSRILFPLSFGAFNLVYWIVYLTKDTMEMSRDTV; encoded by the exons ATGCTGATTTTAAAAGTTGACCAGGGATTTCTAGTTGTGGGGTGTTTGCGAGGCATGGCTCTCCTTTTAACTTGCTTATTTCTGTCTTG TTACAGTGTGAGCAGTGTTTGGGGAAATCAGCCCGGTGATACCAGTATATATTTGGATAACATCACGCGCATATTGGATAGATTACTGGATGGCTATGACAACAGGCTGCGACCCGGATTTGGAG GTCCAGTTACAGAGGtcaaaactgacatttttgtCACCAGCTTTGGACCGGTTTCAGATGTTGAGATG GAATACACCATGGACGTGTTCTTCCGTCAGACATGGATCGACGAACGGCTGAAATTCGAGGGCCCCATTGAGATCCTGCGGCTCAACAACCTGATGGTCAGCAAGATCTGGACGCCGGACACTTTTTTCCGGAATGGCAAGAGGTCGATCTCTCACAACATGACCACCCCCAACAAGCTGTTCCGCATCATGCAGAACGGAACTATCCTCTACACCATGAG ATTAACTATAAATGCAGAGTGTCCAATGCGTCTGATGAACTTCCCCATGGACGGCCATGCCTGCCCGCTCAAGTTTGGGAGTT ATGCTTACCCCATCACTGAGATTGTGTACACTTGGAAGAAAGgccctctgtcctctgtggaagtGCCACAGGAGTCATCCAGTCTGCTTCAGTACGACCTCATCGGTCAGACAGTGTCAAGCGAGAGGCTAAAGTCCAACACAG gtGAATATGTCATCATGACAGTCCATTTCCACCTGCAAAGGAAAATGGGCTTCTTCCTGATTCAGACTTACATTCCATGTATTATGACCGTCATCCTGGCTCAAGTGTCTTTCTGGATTAATAAGGAATCAGTTCCAGCTCGGACTGTTTTCG GTATCACCACTGTCCTGACCATGACAACACTCAGTATCAGCGCTCGACACTCCCTCCCCAAAGTCTCTTATGCCACAGCCATGGATTGGTTCATTGCCGTCTGCTTTGCCTTTGTCTTCTCCGCCCTGATTGAGTTTGCAGCCGTGAATTACTTCTCCACCCTGCAAGCTAACCGAGAGTTGAGGAAGGCAGCAGCCATGAAGGTGGCGGCTCAggaggcagcagctgcagcagctacACAGACCGCAGCTACGGGGAATGACGGAGAACTTTCCTCA GTGGATGCCAGCAATGtgctgaagaagaggatgaacTCTGCCCTTCTGTTTGAACGGCCttccaaaacatttcccaaCCCACCCGTCAATGCCCAAGCCTTCCTGCAGCAGGGTTCAGCTGTACCAGACAACAACGTTCTGACCGGCACCAGCATCATCGACAAATACTCCCGCATCCTCTTCCCTCTTTCCTTTGGCGCCTTTAATCTGGTGTACTGGATCGTCTATCTCACTAAGGACACAATGGAGATGTCAAG